The following proteins are co-located in the Pelecanus crispus isolate bPelCri1 chromosome 5, bPelCri1.pri, whole genome shotgun sequence genome:
- the CDCA7 gene encoding cell division cycle-associated protein 7 — MGPPRPQRRGCSGRKNLTAFRNTKLIPMETSSSSDDSCDSFGSDNFANTKRKFRSDIKEELAKIFHEASDDESFCGFSENEIQDALKLESDSEENDTSTKNEVDQRRQRCPIPLKVAMKFPPRRSERRKSEMEPLPEKLMPAPDSDSDSEEKGAMFLEKRALNIKENKAMLAKLMAELQNVSGIFGGRKSLPTVSHGPKRLPRRSLPRSALRRNPDRSSRPHTRSRSLIEGPPTPLPEEEDDDRYMLVRRRKMSDEYLEHEARTPRRGHRGAMAFPHVVRPVEEITAEELNNICGSARDKVYNRAMGSTCHQCRQKTIDTKTNCRNPDCIGVRGQFCGPCLRNRYGEDVRTALLDPTWRCPPCRGICNCSFCRQRDGRCATGVLVYLAKYHGYDNVHAYLKSLKQELGMED, encoded by the exons atGGGTCCGCCGCGCCCGCAG CGCCGAGGTtgttcaggaaggaaaaacttAACAGCATTCCGAAATACGAAACTGATTCCCATGGAAACATCCTCATCCTCTGATGACAGTTGTGACAGTTTTGGTTCTGATAATTTTGCAAACACG AAACGCAAGTTTAGGTCGGATATTAAAGAAGAACTGGCAAAAATTTTTCACGAAGCCTCTGATGATGAATCCTTCTGtggcttttcagaaaatgagattCAAGATGCATTG AAATTGGAATCGGATTCAGAGGAGAATGATACAAGTACTAAAAATGAGGTAGATCAGAGAAGGCAGAGATGCCCTATTCCTCTAAAAGTAGCCATGAAGTTTCCACCTCGAAGATcggagaggaggaagagtgagatgGAACCTCTTCCTGAAAAGCTGATGCCTGCTCCAGATTCAGACTCTGACTCTGAAGAAAAGGGTGccatgtttttagaaaaaagagctttaaacataaaggaaaacaaagcaatg CTTGCAAAACTAATGGCTGAGTTGCAAAATGTTTCTGGTATCTTTGGTGGGAGAAAATCATTGCCAACTGTCAGTCAT GGACCAAAGCGACTTCCAAGACGTTCATTGCCCAGAAGCGCTTTGAGGAGGAACCCAGACCGAAGTTCTCGGCCTCATACAAGATCCAGGTCCCTGATTGAAGGTCCTCCTACTCCTTTAccagaagaggaagatgatgacCGGTACATGTTAgtgagaagaagaaagatgtcTGATGAATACTTGGAG CATGAAGCCCGAACTCCCAGGAGGGGTCACCGTGGTGCCATGGCTTTTCCACACGTTGTGCGCCCAGTTGAGGAGATaacagcagaagagctgaaTAATATTTGTGGATCCGCAAGAGATAAAGTATATAACAGGGCCATG GGATCCACCTGTCATCAGTGTCGCCAAAAAACCATAGACACCAAAACAAATTGTCGTAACCCTGATTGCATAGGAGTACGGGGCCAATTCTGTGGGCCATGCCTCCGCAATAGGTATGGGGAAGATGTCAGAACAGCGTTGCTGGATCCG ACCTGGAGGTGCCCACCATGTCGTGGAATCTGCAACTGTAGCTTCTGCAGACAGCGAGATGGCCGATGTGCTACGGGTGTCCTGGTCTATCTGGCCAAGTACCATGGCTATGACAATGTCCATGCCTACTTGAAAAG TCTGAAACAAGAACTTGGAATGGAAGACTGA